A genomic region of Natronoarchaeum mannanilyticum contains the following coding sequences:
- a CDS encoding DNA topoisomerase IV subunit A, producing the protein MSSDTSSEAQQKLIDLAAEFYDQMDSGEIPEMSIPTRTKSNIVFDEDEDVWVYGERESTRSANSIRGARKLLKAIYTIEFLDNQLEEDRSSTLRELYYLSESWDSNEAQFNDQDESNQLIEDLEIVSEVTREDFHMRPEESGATVMGPLRLREQTRRGEREIHCQEDVGEGGYQIPNNPDTIEFLECDADFVLAVETGGMRDRLVENGFDEEHNALVVHLKGQPARATRRLTRRLHDELGLPVTVFTDGDPWSYRIYGSVAYGSIKSAHLSEYLATPEAQFIGVQPEDIVEYDLPTDPLSDSDINALESELEDPRYQTDYWEEQIELQLDIGKKSEQQALASHGLDFVTETYLPERLSDMGVL; encoded by the coding sequence ATGAGCAGCGACACCAGTTCCGAGGCCCAGCAGAAGCTGATCGACCTTGCGGCGGAGTTCTACGACCAGATGGACAGCGGGGAGATCCCCGAGATGTCCATTCCGACCCGCACCAAGAGCAACATCGTCTTCGACGAGGACGAGGACGTCTGGGTGTACGGCGAGCGCGAGAGCACGCGCTCGGCCAACAGCATCCGCGGCGCCCGCAAGCTGCTGAAGGCGATCTACACCATCGAGTTCCTCGACAACCAGCTAGAGGAGGACCGCTCGTCGACCCTGCGTGAACTGTACTACCTCTCGGAGTCGTGGGACTCGAACGAGGCCCAGTTCAACGATCAGGACGAGTCCAACCAGCTCATCGAGGACCTCGAAATCGTCTCGGAGGTCACCCGCGAGGACTTCCACATGCGCCCGGAGGAGTCGGGCGCGACGGTGATGGGTCCGCTGCGCCTGCGGGAACAGACCCGCCGCGGCGAGCGCGAGATCCACTGCCAGGAGGACGTCGGCGAAGGCGGTTACCAGATCCCGAACAACCCCGACACGATCGAGTTCCTCGAGTGCGACGCCGACTTCGTCCTCGCGGTGGAGACCGGCGGCATGCGCGACCGGCTCGTCGAGAACGGCTTCGACGAGGAACACAACGCGCTGGTCGTCCACCTCAAGGGCCAGCCCGCCCGCGCGACCCGCCGGCTCACCCGCCGGCTCCACGACGAGCTCGGCCTGCCGGTCACCGTGTTCACTGACGGCGACCCCTGGTCCTACCGGATCTACGGCTCGGTCGCGTACGGGTCGATCAAGTCCGCGCACCTCTCGGAGTACCTCGCGACCCCGGAGGCGCAGTTCATCGGCGTCCAGCCCGAGGACATCGTCGAGTACGACCTGCCGACCGATCCCCTCAGCGACTCCGACATCAACGCCCTGGAGAGCGAGCTGGAGGACCCGCGCTACCAGACCGATTACTGGGAGGAACAGATCGAGCTTCAGCTCGACATCGGCAAGAAGTCCGAGCAGCAGGCCCTGGCGTCCCACGGCCTGGACTTCGTGACCGAGACGTACCTGCCCGAACGTCTCAGCGATATGGGCGTTCTGTAA
- a CDS encoding MBL fold metallo-hydrolase, giving the protein MTISRGDLTIDWLGYATVRIEDGDGTVVYLDPGRYGTLTGEWTPDTEGVGHPPARDYDARDGDLVLVTHDHHYDSDGIRRVAREDATVVVYDAVYPPGIDRDVEPLDDLPQDVVRVDEHTDRLFEDVIVRTIAAYNEPDGPHVDEQGEPYHPEGIGVGYHLTIGDTAVFWPGDSDVLPGHEELDVDAFLPSISGNFTMGRREAAELAAALDPDLVVPIHYNTFAGLEADSEVFALDVADRGIPVALDE; this is encoded by the coding sequence ATGACGATCAGCCGCGGCGACCTGACGATCGACTGGCTCGGCTACGCGACCGTCCGCATCGAGGACGGCGACGGGACCGTGGTTTACCTCGACCCCGGCCGCTACGGCACGCTGACCGGCGAGTGGACGCCCGACACCGAGGGCGTCGGCCATCCGCCGGCCCGGGACTACGACGCGCGGGACGGCGACCTCGTGCTGGTGACCCACGACCACCACTACGACTCCGACGGCATCCGCCGGGTCGCGCGCGAGGACGCGACGGTCGTCGTCTACGACGCCGTCTACCCGCCGGGGATCGACCGGGACGTCGAACCGCTCGACGACCTGCCCCAGGACGTCGTCCGCGTCGACGAGCACACCGATCGGCTGTTCGAGGACGTGATCGTTCGGACGATCGCGGCGTACAACGAGCCCGACGGCCCGCACGTCGACGAGCAGGGCGAGCCGTACCACCCCGAAGGAATCGGCGTCGGCTACCACCTCACGATCGGCGATACCGCCGTGTTCTGGCCGGGCGACTCGGACGTGCTGCCGGGCCACGAGGAACTGGACGTCGACGCGTTCCTGCCGTCGATCAGCGGCAACTTCACGATGGGCCGCCGCGAGGCCGCCGAGCTCGCCGCGGCGCTCGATCCCGATCTGGTCGTCCCGATCCACTACAACACGTTCGCGGGGCTGGAAGCCGATTCCGAAGTGTTCGCGCTCGACGTCGCCGATCGCGGCATCCCCGTGGCGCTCGACGAGTAG
- the ligA gene encoding ATP-dependent DNA ligase LigA, translating into MEFREFAERAAEIEAEPADLEVVALVTDLLDAADENLPVVARFVQGRVFPDHDSTTLDVGPSYLYEAIARAAGQNVDADDVEDELAERGEIGEVAASYDLGGQTGLGAFGAGAGGGSEDLTVGDVTEELETLAETEGEGSQDAKIDLLFGLLNQCSPEEAKYLVRIVLSEMRIGVGEGAVRDAVAEAFDVPVDEVERALQVSNDYGLVAAVARDDGVDGLAELTLEIGRPVQAMLAQAGAVTDALDDWDEAAVEWKFDGARVQLHHEPEGLTRVYSRNMEDVTDALPEVVEFAEERIDVPAILDGEVVAIDDDGEPLPFQNVLRRFRRKHDVAAAREEVAVRPAFFDCLHADGEDLLDAPLAERHERLAGVLDDGGVAPDDTAADVEGLSKLWRSDDPDEIETIDADALDAGHEGIMLKNPESTYSPGRRGKNWLKRKPDVETLDLVVTGAEWGEGRRATFLGTFLLSARVDDRGEYETIGKVATGITDEELEELTGLLDPHVRAEDGQEVDVEPAVVFEVGYEEIQASPTYSSGYALRFPRFVGVREDLDPDDVDTLERVERLADRQ; encoded by the coding sequence ATGGAGTTCCGGGAGTTCGCCGAGCGCGCCGCGGAGATCGAGGCCGAACCGGCCGACCTCGAAGTCGTCGCTCTGGTCACCGACCTGCTCGACGCCGCCGACGAGAACTTGCCCGTCGTCGCGCGGTTCGTCCAGGGGCGGGTGTTCCCCGACCACGACTCGACGACGCTGGACGTCGGACCGAGCTACCTCTACGAGGCGATCGCCCGCGCTGCCGGGCAGAACGTCGACGCCGACGACGTCGAGGACGAGCTGGCGGAACGCGGCGAGATCGGCGAGGTCGCGGCGAGCTACGATCTGGGCGGCCAGACCGGGCTGGGAGCGTTCGGCGCCGGTGCTGGCGGCGGTAGCGAGGACCTCACGGTGGGGGACGTTACGGAGGAGCTGGAAACGCTCGCGGAAACCGAGGGCGAGGGGAGTCAGGACGCCAAGATCGACCTCCTATTCGGGCTGCTCAATCAGTGTTCTCCCGAGGAAGCGAAGTATCTCGTCCGGATCGTTCTCTCGGAGATGCGCATCGGCGTCGGCGAGGGCGCGGTTCGGGACGCCGTCGCGGAGGCGTTCGACGTCCCCGTCGACGAGGTCGAGCGCGCCCTGCAGGTCTCGAACGACTACGGCCTCGTCGCCGCGGTCGCGCGCGACGACGGCGTCGACGGGCTCGCGGAGCTCACTCTGGAGATCGGCCGCCCGGTCCAGGCGATGCTCGCGCAGGCCGGGGCGGTCACCGACGCGCTCGACGACTGGGACGAGGCCGCAGTCGAGTGGAAATTCGACGGCGCGCGCGTCCAGCTACATCACGAACCCGAGGGGCTCACCCGCGTTTACTCCAGGAACATGGAGGACGTCACCGACGCGCTCCCCGAGGTCGTCGAGTTCGCCGAGGAGCGCATCGACGTCCCCGCGATCCTCGACGGCGAGGTCGTGGCGATCGACGACGACGGCGAGCCGCTACCCTTCCAGAACGTCCTGCGCCGGTTCCGGCGCAAGCACGACGTCGCGGCCGCCCGCGAGGAGGTCGCGGTTCGTCCCGCCTTCTTCGACTGCCTGCACGCGGACGGGGAGGATCTGCTCGACGCGCCGCTCGCGGAGCGTCACGAGCGGCTCGCCGGAGTGCTCGACGACGGCGGCGTGGCGCCGGACGACACCGCGGCCGACGTCGAGGGGCTCTCGAAGCTCTGGCGTTCTGACGATCCCGACGAGATCGAGACGATCGACGCCGACGCGCTGGACGCGGGCCACGAGGGGATCATGCTCAAGAACCCCGAATCGACGTACTCGCCGGGGCGCCGCGGGAAGAACTGGCTCAAGCGCAAGCCCGACGTCGAGACGCTCGACCTCGTCGTGACGGGCGCCGAGTGGGGCGAAGGTCGGCGCGCGACGTTCCTCGGAACGTTCCTGCTGTCGGCCCGCGTCGACGACCGGGGCGAGTACGAGACGATCGGCAAGGTCGCGACCGGGATCACCGACGAGGAGCTCGAAGAGCTGACCGGGCTGCTCGACCCCCACGTCCGGGCGGAGGACGGCCAGGAGGTCGACGTCGAACCGGCCGTCGTGTTCGAGGTCGGCTACGAGGAGATCCAGGCCTCGCCGACGTACTCGTCGGGCTACGCGCTCCGGTTCCCGCGGTTCGTCGGCGTCCGCGAGGACCTCGATCCCGACGACGTCGACACGTTAGAGCGCGTCGAGCGGCTGGCCGACAGACAGTAG
- the cofD gene encoding 2-phospho-L-lactate transferase, translating into MVTFLSGGTGTPKLLDGAAISFSPDETTVIANTGDDVELGGLLISPDVDTLIFQGGGVLDREDWWGIKGDTTRTNTALHDIGEAMGLDEGPKFLPEEKQTEGRDIAQWRRFSGAMEFMEIGDRDRAVHITRTSLLDQGHTLSEVTDELAKGFGLTIDLLPMSDDPVASLIHTDEGVMHFQEFWVARGGEPEVDSVEFRGSSSAEPAPGVLDALSEDVVIGPSNPVTSIGPMLAVPGISDTLWDTNVVAVSPFVEGEAFSGPVAQLMEAVGAEPNSAGLETAYPFADALVVDEDDDTEFDVPVVRTDIEIDDREDAARVTKAIEAALEEVR; encoded by the coding sequence ATGGTCACGTTCCTCTCCGGTGGCACCGGAACGCCGAAGCTTCTCGACGGTGCCGCGATATCCTTCTCGCCCGACGAGACGACGGTGATCGCGAACACCGGCGACGACGTCGAGCTCGGCGGTCTGCTGATATCGCCCGACGTCGACACGCTGATCTTCCAGGGCGGCGGCGTGCTCGACCGCGAGGACTGGTGGGGCATCAAGGGCGACACGACCCGCACGAACACCGCGCTCCACGACATCGGCGAGGCGATGGGGCTCGACGAGGGCCCGAAATTTCTCCCCGAGGAGAAACAGACCGAGGGCCGCGACATCGCGCAGTGGCGCCGCTTCTCGGGCGCGATGGAGTTCATGGAGATCGGCGACCGCGACCGGGCGGTCCACATCACGCGGACGAGCCTGCTCGATCAGGGCCACACGCTCTCGGAGGTCACCGACGAGCTGGCGAAGGGGTTCGGCCTGACGATCGACCTGCTGCCGATGAGCGACGACCCGGTCGCCAGCCTCATCCACACCGACGAGGGCGTCATGCATTTCCAGGAGTTCTGGGTCGCCCGCGGCGGCGAACCCGAGGTCGACAGCGTCGAGTTCCGCGGCTCCTCGAGCGCCGAACCCGCGCCGGGCGTGCTCGACGCCCTCTCCGAGGACGTCGTGATCGGCCCGTCGAACCCGGTGACGAGCATCGGGCCGATGCTCGCGGTGCCCGGGATCTCGGATACGCTGTGGGACACCAACGTCGTCGCCGTCTCGCCGTTCGTCGAGGGCGAAGCGTTCTCGGGACCGGTCGCCCAGCTCATGGAGGCCGTCGGCGCCGAGCCGAACTCCGCGGGCCTCGAGACCGCCTACCCCTTCGCCGACGCGCTGGTCGTCGACGAGGACGACGACACGGAGTTCGACGTGCCGGTCGTCAGAACCGACATCGAGATCGACGACCGCGAGGACGCCGCCCGCGTCACCAAGGCCATCGAGGCCGCCTTAGAGGAGGTCCGGTAG
- a CDS encoding tRNA-dihydrouridine synthase → MFGPRVAIASLSGRSDAAWAEAAAEHVGAAFLGGIALDERSRRAARDLVARDREEFLPEDPLAFIDAELAALEAVPIRPAFNVRSATVEPVREAAEICAERGAVLEINAHCRQDELCAAGCGEALLADADRLCEYVAAASGTGASVSVKVRAEVDGVDLPATARRIDAAGADAIHVDAMDSEPMIGDVADAADLFVIANNEVRDRASVREYLNYGADAVSVGRPSDDPRVLRRVRRAVDEWFEGGERDHGSGTTTTESASTPEPQS, encoded by the coding sequence GTGTTCGGCCCGCGCGTCGCGATCGCGAGCCTCAGCGGGCGTTCGGATGCGGCGTGGGCCGAAGCCGCCGCCGAGCACGTCGGCGCCGCGTTTCTCGGCGGCATCGCGCTCGACGAGCGCTCCCGGCGGGCGGCCCGCGATCTCGTCGCGCGCGACCGGGAGGAGTTTCTCCCCGAGGACCCCCTTGCATTCATCGATGCCGAACTGGCCGCGCTCGAAGCTGTCCCGATCCGGCCGGCGTTCAACGTCCGCAGCGCGACGGTCGAACCCGTTCGCGAAGCCGCCGAAATCTGTGCCGAACGGGGCGCCGTTCTGGAGATCAACGCTCACTGTCGGCAGGACGAGCTGTGCGCCGCGGGCTGCGGCGAGGCCCTTCTTGCCGACGCCGACCGGCTCTGCGAGTACGTCGCCGCGGCGTCGGGGACGGGCGCAAGCGTCAGCGTCAAAGTTCGAGCCGAGGTCGACGGCGTCGACTTGCCCGCGACCGCGCGCCGGATCGACGCCGCGGGCGCCGACGCGATCCACGTCGACGCGATGGACTCCGAGCCGATGATCGGCGACGTCGCCGACGCCGCCGACCTGTTCGTGATCGCCAACAACGAGGTCCGCGACCGGGCGTCAGTCCGAGAGTACCTGAACTACGGCGCCGACGCCGTCAGCGTCGGGCGACCGAGCGACGATCCGCGAGTGCTCCGGCGCGTCCGGCGGGCCGTCGACGAGTGGTTCGAGGGCGGAGAGCGGGATCACGGCTCCGGGACTACCACGACCGAGTCGGCGTCGACGCCGGAGCCGCAATCCTAA
- a CDS encoding triphosphoribosyl-dephospho-CoA synthase, with amino-acid sequence MRTPAQNAELALLLEVAGTPKPGNVDRKRDLPDLRFEHFLAGAVGAQDGLRAAGRGDPVGSAFERSVEGMAEQRGGNTQFGALLLLTPLVRTAGDDEIEELTPEAAAATVAATTVEDAVDFYRAFDHVDVRAGDPPEDMEPLDVRRGSDAADAVRDRGLTLQELMAESSERDGVAREWTDGFEETFAVADRIADSDEPLPARAADAFLWLLARRPDTHVAKKHGASTARSVMVRAQEAREGGPDLVAAFSESLVESGINPGTTADVVAAALFVALERDGLEV; translated from the coding sequence ATGCGAACGCCCGCCCAGAACGCCGAGCTCGCCCTGTTGCTGGAGGTCGCCGGGACGCCCAAGCCCGGCAACGTCGACCGGAAACGCGACCTGCCCGACCTCCGGTTCGAGCACTTCTTGGCCGGCGCAGTCGGTGCGCAGGACGGCCTCCGGGCGGCCGGCCGCGGCGATCCCGTCGGGTCGGCGTTCGAGCGGTCGGTCGAGGGGATGGCCGAGCAGCGGGGCGGGAACACGCAGTTCGGCGCGCTGCTCCTGCTGACGCCGCTCGTCCGCACCGCGGGCGACGACGAGATCGAAGAGTTGACGCCGGAGGCCGCGGCGGCGACGGTCGCGGCGACGACCGTCGAGGACGCGGTCGACTTCTATCGAGCGTTCGATCACGTCGACGTCCGCGCGGGCGATCCGCCCGAGGATATGGAACCGCTCGATGTCCGCCGCGGCAGCGACGCCGCCGACGCCGTCCGGGACCGCGGGCTGACCCTGCAGGAGCTGATGGCCGAGAGCTCGGAGCGCGACGGCGTCGCCCGCGAGTGGACCGACGGTTTCGAAGAAACGTTCGCGGTCGCCGATCGGATTGCCGATAGCGACGAACCGCTGCCGGCCAGAGCGGCCGACGCGTTCCTCTGGTTGCTCGCGCGGCGTCCCGACACGCACGTCGCGAAGAAGCACGGCGCCTCGACGGCCCGGAGCGTGATGGTCCGCGCGCAGGAAGCCCGCGAGGGCGGCCCGGACCTGGTGGCCGCGTTCTCCGAGTCGCTCGTCGAGTCGGGTATCAACCCGGGGACGACCGCTGATGTCGTCGCCGCCGCCCTGTTCGTCGCGCTCGAACGCGACGGACTGGAGGTGTGA